Proteins encoded by one window of Hafnia alvei:
- a CDS encoding tyrosine-type recombinase/integrase produces the protein MKLTVRQIDTAKPKEKPYKLSDGRGLYLEVTANGSRYWRLKYRYAGKEKRLAFGVYPEVSLAQAREKREAAKKLLSAGSDPGELKKAEKIAQKLNYENTFEAIAREWHQLRTDRWSLRYRDEIIDTFEKDIFPYIGKRPIAEIKPMELLETLRRMEKRGALEKMRKVRQRCGEVFRHAIVTGRAEYNPAPDLATALATPKKTHFPFLTAEELPHFLRDLAGYTGSVITKTATQIIMLTGVRTQELRFARWENINFEKRLWEIPAEVMKMKRPHIVPMSDQVVELFESLKPITGLYPLVFVGRNDRTKPISKESVNQVIELLGYKGRLTGHGFRHTMSTILHEEGFNSAWIETQLAHVDKNAIRGTYNHAQYLEGRREMMQWYSDYLFDLYHERRILHAVV, from the coding sequence ATGAAGCTAACAGTCAGACAAATCGATACAGCCAAACCCAAAGAGAAGCCGTACAAGCTATCTGATGGTAGAGGCCTCTATCTTGAAGTAACCGCCAACGGTTCACGCTACTGGCGTTTAAAGTATCGTTATGCAGGTAAAGAAAAGCGCCTCGCCTTTGGCGTTTATCCTGAGGTGTCTCTTGCTCAAGCCCGTGAAAAACGTGAAGCTGCGAAAAAGTTACTATCTGCTGGAAGCGATCCCGGAGAGCTAAAGAAAGCAGAGAAAATCGCTCAAAAGCTCAACTATGAAAATACCTTCGAAGCTATTGCCCGGGAATGGCATCAACTGAGAACGGATCGTTGGTCGTTACGTTATCGTGATGAAATTATTGATACCTTTGAAAAGGATATTTTCCCCTACATCGGTAAGCGTCCCATAGCTGAAATTAAGCCCATGGAATTGCTGGAAACTCTTCGCCGGATGGAAAAACGTGGCGCATTAGAAAAGATGCGTAAAGTCAGACAGCGCTGCGGTGAAGTATTCCGTCATGCGATCGTGACCGGACGCGCTGAATACAATCCTGCACCTGACCTCGCTACAGCCCTCGCAACACCAAAGAAAACGCATTTTCCTTTCCTAACTGCCGAAGAGCTTCCTCACTTTCTTAGAGATCTTGCAGGCTATACCGGGAGTGTTATTACCAAGACTGCAACTCAAATCATCATGCTTACAGGGGTACGAACTCAGGAATTACGTTTTGCCCGTTGGGAGAATATTAATTTTGAAAAGCGTCTCTGGGAGATCCCTGCTGAAGTCATGAAGATGAAACGACCACACATCGTTCCGATGTCGGATCAGGTTGTAGAGCTCTTTGAGTCACTTAAGCCTATTACCGGGCTGTACCCACTTGTATTCGTCGGACGCAATGATCGAACGAAGCCGATCTCAAAGGAAAGCGTTAATCAGGTGATTGAGTTATTGGGATATAAAGGAAGGCTGACGGGGCATGGATTCCGCCACACGATGAGTACCATCCTGCATGAAGAAGGCTTTAACTCAGCGTGGATTGAAACGCAGCTTGCGCATGTGGATAAGAACGCGATACGTGGGACGTATAACCATGCTCAGTATTTGGAGGGGCGCAGGGAGATGATGCAGTGGTACTCAGACTATTTATTTGATCTATACCATGAACGTAGAATCTTACATGCGGTAGTGTAA
- a CDS encoding DJ-1/PfpI family protein, whose product MSKKVAVLLAKGFEEAEAIMTIDVLRRLDIHVTTLACQDMLELTSYHNIRMFADVLLERSMDETFDAVVIPGGPEGTVNLAANPLVVEFIRRHDAAGKWICPICSAAARVLGGNNLLNGRRYTCSGDLHQDVKDGIYVDEKIVEDGNLLSGKGLGVAFDFAFHLGWKLTGDASNIDFQVDHIYYDYWRTQA is encoded by the coding sequence ATGTCTAAGAAAGTCGCTGTACTACTGGCGAAAGGGTTTGAAGAAGCGGAAGCGATCATGACCATCGACGTTCTGCGTCGTCTGGACATCCACGTCACCACGTTGGCCTGTCAGGATATGTTGGAGCTCACCAGCTATCACAACATTCGCATGTTTGCCGATGTACTTCTCGAACGCAGCATGGATGAAACCTTTGACGCCGTCGTTATCCCCGGCGGGCCTGAAGGAACCGTCAATCTGGCCGCCAATCCACTGGTTGTTGAATTTATCCGCCGCCACGACGCCGCAGGAAAATGGATCTGCCCAATTTGCTCTGCCGCCGCACGCGTTTTAGGAGGAAATAATCTCCTCAATGGCCGCCGCTATACGTGCTCAGGCGATCTGCATCAGGATGTTAAAGACGGCATCTACGTGGATGAAAAGATCGTCGAAGATGGCAATTTGCTCAGTGGGAAAGGCCTTGGCGTTGCTTTCGATTTTGCTTTCCACCTCGGCTGGAAACTCACCGGTGACGCAAGCAATATCGATTTTCAAGTAGACCATATTTATTACGACTACTGGCGTACACAGGCCTAA
- a CDS encoding glycoside-pentoside-hexuronide family transporter, with amino-acid sequence MSSHILTKREKIGYGLGDAASHIIFDNVMFYMMFFYTDIFGIPAGFVGTMFLLARALDAISDPIMGLVADRTRTRWGKFRPYVLFAAIPFGIVCIFAYSTPELSLTGKMIYAAITYTLLTLMYTVVNIPYCALGGVITADPTQRISLQSYRFVLATAGGMLSTVLMMPLVSLIGKGDQAFGFQGGIAVLALVAVIMLAICFATTKERISDEGTMQGSMREDLRDIIRNDQWRIVGLLTILNILAVSVRGGAMMYYVTYILGNPLVFTWFLTTYCVGNLLGSAAAKPLTDWKCKVSVFWWTNALLAVLSIAMFFVPIGANITMFIFIFIIGVLHQLVTPIQWVMMSDTVDYGEWKGGKRLTGISFAGTLFVLKLGLALGGALIGWMLAGAGYQSGAATQNSATIMCIIALFTLVPAACYFLSALIAARLYTLRTPFINRILKELADGVRRNEHAFNQDMKTAEDLSHENQ; translated from the coding sequence ATGAGCAGCCACATTCTGACAAAGCGAGAAAAAATCGGCTATGGCCTCGGCGATGCCGCAAGCCATATTATTTTTGACAACGTCATGTTCTACATGATGTTTTTTTATACGGATATTTTTGGCATTCCCGCTGGCTTCGTCGGCACTATGTTCCTGCTAGCGCGTGCGCTCGATGCGATTTCCGATCCTATCATGGGGTTAGTCGCTGACCGTACCCGCACCCGCTGGGGCAAATTTCGGCCTTATGTGCTTTTTGCCGCTATTCCCTTTGGCATCGTCTGCATATTTGCCTATAGCACGCCCGAGCTCAGCCTAACCGGCAAAATGATTTATGCCGCCATCACTTACACCTTGCTGACGCTGATGTATACCGTCGTCAACATTCCGTACTGTGCGCTAGGCGGCGTGATTACCGCCGATCCGACGCAACGAATCTCTCTTCAGTCCTACCGTTTTGTGTTGGCCACCGCGGGCGGAATGTTAAGCACCGTGCTCATGATGCCGCTGGTCAGTCTTATTGGTAAAGGCGATCAGGCCTTCGGCTTTCAAGGCGGTATTGCGGTGCTCGCCTTAGTGGCCGTCATCATGCTGGCTATCTGTTTCGCCACCACCAAAGAGCGCATCAGCGATGAAGGCACAATGCAGGGCAGCATGCGTGAAGATCTGCGCGATATCATTCGCAACGATCAATGGCGCATCGTTGGCCTGCTCACTATTTTGAATATCTTGGCTGTCTCAGTGCGCGGCGGCGCCATGATGTACTACGTCACCTATATTCTCGGCAACCCGCTGGTGTTTACCTGGTTTCTCACCACCTATTGCGTAGGCAATTTGTTAGGCAGCGCAGCAGCCAAACCGCTGACCGACTGGAAATGCAAAGTCAGCGTATTCTGGTGGACCAACGCCCTTCTCGCCGTACTCAGCATAGCGATGTTCTTTGTGCCCATTGGCGCCAATATCACTATGTTTATCTTCATCTTTATCATCGGTGTTTTACATCAGCTCGTCACCCCAATCCAGTGGGTGATGATGTCCGACACCGTTGATTATGGCGAATGGAAAGGCGGCAAACGCCTCACGGGGATTAGCTTTGCGGGTACGCTGTTCGTCTTAAAACTCGGGCTCGCCCTCGGCGGCGCGCTGATTGGCTGGATGCTGGCGGGAGCGGGATATCAATCGGGAGCTGCCACGCAAAACAGCGCCACCATCATGTGCATTATCGCCCTGTTCACGCTGGTTCCCGCCGCTTGCTATTTCCTGAGTGCGCTTATCGCCGCTCGCCTATATACCCTGCGTACGCCGTTCATAAACCGCATTTTAAAAGAGCTGGCCGATGGCGT